The genomic DNA ATCATCTACAAAAATCGCACCCGAACGATGAGAACGTTGCTGAAACCGTCGTTCCACACCAGGAAAACTCATCAATCCTGTCGTGATATCCGACCAGTCGACTTTCAATTGAAGGGCCAATAACAAAGCAGCGGTCGCGTTTTGAATTTGATGAATTCCGTAAACGGGAGCTTGCAGCATCGCAGAAATACCAGTATGACTCGTCACAAAAAAATCGACACCCTCTTTGTGCCGGATAATATTGGAAATCGTCCACAGCATATCGGTTTCACGAAGTTCGATATCGAGTTCTTCTTTTAATGTGAACCATTGTCGGGTACATGTCGCGGCTTCGGCTGCGATTCGGGTCGCGGGGCAATCTGCATTTAAGACCAGACAACCCTCACGATTGACCTGAGCACAGAATTTGCGAAAGACGTCCGTCAAGGAATTCAAATCGGGATAACAATCGAAATGATCTGTCTCGATTCCCAAAACAGCCGCATATATTGGACTCAGTTCCAGCAGGGATTGTCGAAACTCACAGGCTTCAGCGATTAGGGTCGCTTCTTTACCGGCATAGCCCCACTTTTCGGAGCCGACCATTCTCCCGCCGGCAATCAAACCAACGTTACGGTCCGCTTCTTTGAGAAGATGCCCCAGCATAAGGGATGTCGTGGTTTTCCCATGCGTCCCCGCAATGGCGACTCCAGTTTGTTCATTAATAAGCTTGCTAAGAAATTTCACATAACTGAATTGAGGCAAATTTCTCAGTCTCGCCGCTTCCCGTTCTGAATTCGACTCAGGAATTGCCAGACTGTGAATGCAGAGAGTCGTTTCCGGCGGAATGTTTTCGCTAAGATGCCCATCGAAAAGCGAAACGTCACGCGCCTGGAAGTGGGACTGCAAAGTCAAAGAGATCGTTTGATCGGAGCCGGAAATTGTCCACCCGGAATCGAGCAGGTAGTCAGCCAGAGAACGCAAACCTGCACCTGAGATGCCAATCAAATGTGCGTGAGGCTGGTTCAATGTACGCTCAAAACTGTATGCCAAGTGCCATGGCTCTGCGAGCCGTGAGAGTGCGTTTTATTTTTGATCGCACGGCTCACAGAGCCGTGGTACAGTCTTTTTCTCTCGCTCTCAAGGGCACCTCGGGAACAAGAGAATAAGCAACGTCAAATCATATCGAGTTTACGGTGACGTCGAACGGGAGCTTTGCGGCAACTACTGCACAGCCCAAAGACTTCGAGACGATGCCCATCCTTAAAAAAGCCCATCGAATCGGCAATCTCCTCCAGAATCGCTTTGATCTGCTCGTTTTGGAATTCTTCGAGGTTTCCACATTTGCGACAGATGAGGTGATCGTGCTGGGGATAACCGTAATCGTGTTCCCAGATTTCGCTGCCATTTGGACGGGCGACTTTACGAATCAGCCCAGCTGCTTCCATCGATTCCAGAGTTCGGTAAACCGTCGAACGGCTCACACGTTTGCGACCGCTGACTTTAAGGCGATCCGACAATTCCTCGGCATCGAAATGCTCGTGATTATCGAAAACTTCGTCGACAATAATTTCACGTTCCGGCG from Rubinisphaera italica includes the following:
- a CDS encoding Fur family transcriptional regulator gives rise to the protein MSSLGTVEVSASPKEKFREYLATQKMRLTPEREIIVDEVFDNHEHFDAEELSDRLKVSGRKRVSRSTVYRTLESMEAAGLIRKVARPNGSEIWEHDYGYPQHDHLICRKCGNLEEFQNEQIKAILEEIADSMGFFKDGHRLEVFGLCSSCRKAPVRRHRKLDMI
- the murC gene encoding UDP-N-acetylmuramate--L-alanine ligase, giving the protein MNQPHAHLIGISGAGLRSLADYLLDSGWTISGSDQTISLTLQSHFQARDVSLFDGHLSENIPPETTLCIHSLAIPESNSEREAARLRNLPQFSYVKFLSKLINEQTGVAIAGTHGKTTTSLMLGHLLKEADRNVGLIAGGRMVGSEKWGYAGKEATLIAEACEFRQSLLELSPIYAAVLGIETDHFDCYPDLNSLTDVFRKFCAQVNREGCLVLNADCPATRIAAEAATCTRQWFTLKEELDIELRETDMLWTISNIIRHKEGVDFFVTSHTGISAMLQAPVYGIHQIQNATAALLLALQLKVDWSDITTGLMSFPGVERRFQQRSHRSGAIFVDDYAHHPSEIRATLNALKQKFGETARHVVFQPHQVQRTEALFDEFVTALLPAEKVTLLPVFAARETVDDRVESVPRRLVEAGNRQGGQFEYCPSLDHLCSSLDDSWKNVPGSGGEVIATLGAGNIDRIYDELPGFIC